CGGCTCATCTTCGGCTATTACCGCATGCGTGCTTGCCCGATTGGGTGTTGATGTGAGGTTTGTCTCCATCGTAGGCAACGATGAGTACGGTCGCTTTTGCGTGGAACGGCTTAATCAATATGGGGTGAATACGAATTCCGTGATGTTCACGGACCAGGAGAAAACGGGTGTAACCTTCTCCTTATCGACTCCAAGAGACCGTTCTTTGCTGACTTATATGGGCACAATCCCAATGGTGGAGCCAAGCCTTATCCCTCTGGGAGAAATTGTGCGGGAGGCCGATCATCTTCATTTCGGTTCTTTTTTTCTGCAGGAACGAATGAAGCTTCATTGGCTGGACCTGTTCCGTCAAGTTCGGGAGCAGGGCATTACCACCAGCTTTGATACCGGCTATGATCCGCATGAGCGTTGGAATCGAGAGATTATTGAGCCGCTGCTAGCCCAAACTGATTATTTCGTGCCAAGTGAGACGGAAGCTGAGCATATCTTCGGTACCTCCGATCCCGTAAGTCTGTTAGATAGGCTTCCTGAGAAGCGGGGCCTAGTCGCATTGAAGCGCGGCAGTGAGGGGGCTTCCCTGCTGGACTCTGCAGATAATTGGATTCATGCTAGTCCATTTCGGGTAGAGCCAATCGATACGACAGGGGCGGGGGATTCCTTTAATGCTGGATTTCTTTATGCGGTATTGCATGGCGCAACGCCTCAGGAGCGCCTTCGCTTCGCTTCCGCTTGCGGCGCGATGGCCACTCTTCGTATTGGTGGAGTGAATGGTGCGCCTTCGGCGGACGAGGTTCGGGAGTTTATATTGAAGCAATGCTGAGAGAGGGCAACTCGGAAGAAATGAAAATTCAGCCATTCGGAAGGGAGGTGATGAGAGAAGTCACTAAAGGTTTGTTCAACTATTAGATGGCATAAGTCTCTTACATCTTTACATAGCTCTGATAGCTTGAAACAAACGTATGCAGTCGTTTTATTTGGGAAGGCTCTTGTTTGTATTGCAGCAACCGGTAAGCGAGCAATAAAAATGAGAATGGGAGATGAATGACCAAATGAAAAAGTGGATGATTTCTCTTGCGATTCTTCTTGTGCTTGGTGTTTCCTCTATTGGTGAGTTTGACGGTCGGTCCTATGCTACTGGTACGGACTATTACGTTTCGACAACCGGAAGTGACAGCAATGCCGGGACAAGCACGACGTCCGCTTGGAAAACGCTGCAGTATGCCGCAAATACAGTTCCGGCAGGCAGCACAGTCAACGTACTGGGAGGTGTGTATAATCAGAAGGTGAAAATTACGCAATCCGGTTCGGCTTCTGCAGGTCCGATCACTTTTCAAAATTATGCTTCGCAGACGGCTGTGATCGATGGAACGGGTCTTTCCGTCGGAGTTCAAGAAGGTCTAATCGATATAGAGGATGCCAGCTACATCGTAGTGAAAGGATTTGAAATTCGGAATCTCCAAACCAGTACGAAAAATAAAATGCCGATAGGTATTTTCATCCATGGAGCGGGCAGCCAAATCGAGGTTCGCAATAATAAAATTCATGATATCAAAAATACGGCAACGCTCAGCTCTAATTTAGCTGGGCGCGACGCTCATGGAATCGCTGTATATGGCACAAAGGCGCCAGCATCTTTAAGTAATTTGACCATTGACGGGAACGAACTCTATAATCTTGTGCTAGGCTCCAGCGAATCTCTGGTCGTGAACGGCAACGTAGACACCTTCTTTATTACGAATAATCTCGTTCACGACAACGATAATATCGGGATCGACTTGATCGGTTTCGAGGGGAAATCGCCTTCTACGGCTTATGATCAGGCAAGGAATGGAACGGTCAGTGGTAATACGGTATACAACATCACTTCGGTAAATAACCCTTCTTATGGCCGCACGCTTCCGAACGGCTCATATGGCGCAGATGGCATTTATGTAGATGGCGGCAAAGACAGTATTATTGAAAGAAACTACAGCTACAACAACGATATCGGTATTGAGATCGCAAGCGAGCATGCAGGTAAATCCACTAGCGGTATTACGATCCGTAACAATTTTGTTTACAACAACAACTACACCGGGATTGCCATGGGTGGATATGATACGAAACGCGGCTCCACCGCTAATTGTGTCATCGTTGGAAATACGTTGTACAAGAATGATACTAAAGGCTTGAATGGCGGACAGCTTCTCATTCAATACGATACGAAGAACAATATCGTGAAAAACAATATTATGGTGGCCAGTTCCAGCAATATTTTGTTCTATAATGGCTACACGCTGAATAGCGGCAACGTTGTAGATTATAATCTTTACTTTGCACCAGGGGGTTCTACCGGAGCACAGTGGCGTTGGAAGAATGTGGCGTACACTGGCTTCGCCGCCTACAAGACGGGGAGCAGCAATGATGCCCACTCGTTATTTGTAGACCCGGCATTGGTGAACGCAGCGGCAGGCGATTTGCATCTTACAGCGTCGTCCCCGGCCATTAATGCGGGAGATACCGATCTGTCTATTATCGGAGCATTTGATATTGATGGCAACGCGAGAGTGCAAGGCACGAGCGTCGATATTGGCGCTCACGAGCGCTCTTAATTGAATCCAAGGGGATTGTTCTTGCGGGCTTTTATAGCCGCGGTGACGATCCCCTTTTTTGAGCGTATCTATCCGATTTAGGTGTGTAGTATAATCAATGTATGAAAAATACACGGATTATGATTTCCTATCGGAAAGGAACGAACCAATTTTGAAGACGTTGGTCATAGCGGAAAAACCTGATATGGGCCGAAACATTGCTTCCGTCATTGAGCCGAAGGCACAGAATAGGCGCTCTTATCTTGAGGGCGATAATTACATTATCACCTGGGCGATCGGCCATCTTATTGGGCTTGCAGAGCCAGACCTCTATGATGACAAGTATAAAAAATGGAGATTTGGCGACCTGCCAATCATTCCAGATGATTTCAAGCTGCTTCCTAATCCACGGACGAAGGATCAGCTTCATGTGATTGAAGAGCTTGCGGCACGAAGTAACGCGCTTGTTAATGCGTGTGATGCGGGGCGGGAAGGTCAGCATATTTTCTCACTAATTGTTAGGCACCTGCATTTGAAACAACCAGTTAAACGATTATGGATATCCGATCTTACGGCTGAAACAATTCGTAAAGGCTTCGACCAATTAAAGGACAATACGGAGTATGAGAATCTAACACAGGCGGCTCGGGTTCGCAGCGAAGCGGATTGGCTTATTGGAATGAATGGCTCGCGCGCCTTTACGACGAAGCATAATGAGCTATTGTCTGTTGGTAGAGTGCAAACGCCGGTGCTCGCGCTGATTTATGATCGTCAGAAGCAGATTGAAGCGTTTGATTCCTTAAAATTTTATGACATCACTGGTTTGTTTGCGCAGCAAGCGACTAACTATAGAGGTATTTGGCAAGGGGAACGGTTAACCGATCCTGAGAAAGCGGAAGCAATAGCTGCCAAGGTGAAGGGTAAAACGGGTGTGGTGGCGAGTTATGACGTGAAGGATACGAAGGAGTATCCTTTTAAGCTATATGATTTGACTCTGCTGCAGAGAGAAGCGAATGGGAAGTTCAGCTTCTCAGCCAAAAAAACGTTGGATACCGCGCAGGCGCTCTACGAAAAGCATAAAGTGATCTCTTATCCACGGACGAATTCAAATTATGTGAACGAGCAAAACATACCTGAGATGCACAAAATTTTAGATTCCATGCGAAGCTCACCAGATTATGGGGATTTCGTGAAGGACGCTAACAAGAAGCTAGTTCACACGAACAACAAGAATGTCTGCAATCCCGCCAAGGTCGAGGATCACCACGCGATTATGCCGACGATGAAAAAACCGCAAGGGCTTAGTCCGGATGAGCGTAAGCTTTACGATCTGATCGTGAAAAGGTTTCTGTCACACTTTTATCCAGCGGCAGAATATAAAGTGCACACAGTTATGACCGAGGTGGAAAAAGAGAGCTTCAGAACAACAGTTAAGCAACTGCTGTCCCTGGGGTGGAAAGTAATTTACGCGGATTCGACGCCTACTAAGACGACTAAGGATAACGGTAAAGATAAAGACGACGGCGGGGGCTCTGCCGAGGACGAGGAGCAGGAGACAGATGCTCCGTTCGAGATAGACGCTAGTTTGCCTGTTGTTTGTAATGATGTTGAAGTGAAAGCTAAGGAAACTCAACCTCCTAAGCATTTTACCGAAGGTACGCTACTTAAAGCGATGGAGAGCGCAGGCAAGCAGATCGAGGATGAAGAGCTTCGTGATGCAATGAAGGATTCGGGATTAGGCACTCCGGCTACGCGCGCAGCGACGATCGAGCGGTTGAAGCAGGTTGGTTATATGGACATGCAAGGTAAGAAAATAGTCATCACGCCTAAAGGACGGATGGCTATCGAGCTCATCCGTGGAGCGGGAGTCGAGCTGCTAACTTCCCCGGAAATGACTGGACAGTGGGAGCGGCGGTTGACGGAAATTTCTCGTGGACAAGCATCTGCTGATATATTCATGGGAAATGTGAAGAAGTTTACGACGCTAATCATTGATAAGGTTAATCTTCAGCGTCCTGCTGCTAAGAATGCCTTTGCCAAGCCTGAACCTCCTGTGAAAGAGGCGAAGGGGAAGAGGAAGCCACCTGGTGATGGGAAGGATACAGGAGTTGGAGGAGCTACTGCGCCAAAGAAAACAAGAGCAACATCGGCGAAGGGAGCTTCTACTAAAGCCTCATCTGGGACTGCATCTTCCTCCTCTACAACTACCGCTGATGCTTTGCCGTCTGCCACTCAACCAAGTATTGTTGGTGTTTGCCCGAGGCCAGGATGTGGAGGCCAAATCTTCATGGGACGTAAGGGTTATGGCTGCAGCAATTATAAAACCGGCTGTGGCTTTGTTATCTGGAAGGAAAGTCTGGATCGCACCTTAACCGATACTATGGTAAAAGCGCTGATCGAGAAGGGGAAGACGAGCAAGCTGAAGTTCGGCGGCAAGGCTGATGAAGAAGCCTATGAAGCGCGAATCATCCTCAAAAACGAGGCGACCGGCGAGCTCGTATTGGAACGATCTTGAGCATGTTGGAACTACGATAGAAATTAGTTTAGAGATTACTTAGAAGCTAAGACGAAATTACTTTAGAAATTACTCGAGAAACTAAAATAGAAATTACTCTAGAAATTACTCTAGAAATTACTCTAGAAATTACTCTAGAAATTACTCTAGAAACTAAGTTGGAAACCACGCTGGAAAACCACTTGTCTTCACGGACTAGTGGTTTTTTGCTACCCAAACTAACTATTATCCGCAAATGTGCCCACCCGCGTTGTTGAGTAACCTTATTTAATACATCGTATATTCTTATTCCACCGAGACTCCCAAGCTCACCTCCTACATTTACTCTGTTCTTCACTTCTCCCGCCACTCCCACGGTCACACCTATCCCATTTCACCTCACGTCTACCCCCATATCCATAAGAACAATGCACTGAGGGCTACTAAGGGAGCAGAAAATCCTCATCCCGGAGGGAATAACGCACTGAGGGCTACTAAGGGAGCTGAAAACTCTCATCCCGGAGGGAATAACGCACTGAGGGCTACTAAAGGAGGCGAAAATCCTCATTCGCGGAGGATTAACGCACTGAGGGCTACTAAGGGAGGCGAAAATCCTCATCCGCGAGGGAATAACGCACTGAGGGCTACTAAGGGATCCAAAAATTCTCATCCCCGAGGAAATAACGCACTGAGGGCTACTAAGCCCGCCGAATATTCGTTCCCGTCCGTCTCAATTTGCCCTCATTAGTCCTCATCCGTCCTCATCCGTCCCCGTCCGTCCCAATTTGCCCTCATTAGTCCTCATCCGTTCTCCAATCCGTCTCAATCCCCTCATCCGTTCTCCAATCCGTCTCAATCCCCTCATCCGTCCTCCGAATCCCCATCCCCACAGAAAAAAGCATTTAAACCAACTACCCATCTCTGGATGAACCTACGTCCGTTAGATTCATGTCCCAATAATGCCTATGCTATAATGTTGGATAAGTATAGGAGGCGGGAAACGATGATTATTATGAATGAAAAAATAAAAGCATCCGAGGTGCATCTCACTGGAATTAGAGGGGAGGATCTTGGAGTTGTATCTAGGGACGAAGCATTGGCGTTGGCCCGCAAGCACAAGGTTGATCTTGTATGTACCTCGCTGTTCAGTAGCCCTCCACCTTGTAAGCTGGTCAGTAGAGGTGCGGCAAAGCAAGAGGTAGCTAAAGAGAAGCAGGATACTCGCAAAAAGGAACAACCGCTTAAGCTTAAGGAGATCAGACTTACTGCAAATATTGAAGAGCATGATTATGATACGAAGCAACGGCAAGCGGAAAAGCTATTAAGCTCAGGTAACGCTGTACAGCTGGTCGTTAAGATTCAGGGCAAGGAAGGACCGAAAGCGAAAGAGGTGCTGGAGCGGCTGTTAAAGGATTTGTCGGCTAGTGGGAAGAAGGAAACGGGCATCCAAATTAGTGGAAAACAAGCAGCCGTTCGAGTCAATCCAATTTGAAGAAGTACTTTTTGCATGCACACCGCAGGCTAAAATAATAATAAACTCCGAGGGTGAAAACACGTGGCAAAAATACCGGATACGATCATTAATGAAATAAGAGCAAATGCTGATAACGGTAATGGCAATCTTACGCAGGGGACTTTGGATTACATCT
This portion of the Cohnella abietis genome encodes:
- a CDS encoding carbohydrate kinase family protein, whose protein sequence is MSKIVYIVGELNPDVILSGPDVKPEPNKEKLIEHFELTLGSSSAITACVLARLGVDVRFVSIVGNDEYGRFCVERLNQYGVNTNSVMFTDQEKTGVTFSLSTPRDRSLLTYMGTIPMVEPSLIPLGEIVREADHLHFGSFFLQERMKLHWLDLFRQVREQGITTSFDTGYDPHERWNREIIEPLLAQTDYFVPSETEAEHIFGTSDPVSLLDRLPEKRGLVALKRGSEGASLLDSADNWIHASPFRVEPIDTTGAGDSFNAGFLYAVLHGATPQERLRFASACGAMATLRIGGVNGAPSADEVREFILKQC
- a CDS encoding right-handed parallel beta-helix repeat-containing protein, producing the protein MKKWMISLAILLVLGVSSIGEFDGRSYATGTDYYVSTTGSDSNAGTSTTSAWKTLQYAANTVPAGSTVNVLGGVYNQKVKITQSGSASAGPITFQNYASQTAVIDGTGLSVGVQEGLIDIEDASYIVVKGFEIRNLQTSTKNKMPIGIFIHGAGSQIEVRNNKIHDIKNTATLSSNLAGRDAHGIAVYGTKAPASLSNLTIDGNELYNLVLGSSESLVVNGNVDTFFITNNLVHDNDNIGIDLIGFEGKSPSTAYDQARNGTVSGNTVYNITSVNNPSYGRTLPNGSYGADGIYVDGGKDSIIERNYSYNNDIGIEIASEHAGKSTSGITIRNNFVYNNNYTGIAMGGYDTKRGSTANCVIVGNTLYKNDTKGLNGGQLLIQYDTKNNIVKNNIMVASSSNILFYNGYTLNSGNVVDYNLYFAPGGSTGAQWRWKNVAYTGFAAYKTGSSNDAHSLFVDPALVNAAAGDLHLTASSPAINAGDTDLSIIGAFDIDGNARVQGTSVDIGAHERS
- the infC gene encoding translation initiation factor IF-3, coding for MIIMNEKIKASEVHLTGIRGEDLGVVSRDEALALARKHKVDLVCTSLFSSPPPCKLVSRGAAKQEVAKEKQDTRKKEQPLKLKEIRLTANIEEHDYDTKQRQAEKLLSSGNAVQLVVKIQGKEGPKAKEVLERLLKDLSASGKKETGIQISGKQAAVRVNPI
- a CDS encoding type IA DNA topoisomerase, producing MKTLVIAEKPDMGRNIASVIEPKAQNRRSYLEGDNYIITWAIGHLIGLAEPDLYDDKYKKWRFGDLPIIPDDFKLLPNPRTKDQLHVIEELAARSNALVNACDAGREGQHIFSLIVRHLHLKQPVKRLWISDLTAETIRKGFDQLKDNTEYENLTQAARVRSEADWLIGMNGSRAFTTKHNELLSVGRVQTPVLALIYDRQKQIEAFDSLKFYDITGLFAQQATNYRGIWQGERLTDPEKAEAIAAKVKGKTGVVASYDVKDTKEYPFKLYDLTLLQREANGKFSFSAKKTLDTAQALYEKHKVISYPRTNSNYVNEQNIPEMHKILDSMRSSPDYGDFVKDANKKLVHTNNKNVCNPAKVEDHHAIMPTMKKPQGLSPDERKLYDLIVKRFLSHFYPAAEYKVHTVMTEVEKESFRTTVKQLLSLGWKVIYADSTPTKTTKDNGKDKDDGGGSAEDEEQETDAPFEIDASLPVVCNDVEVKAKETQPPKHFTEGTLLKAMESAGKQIEDEELRDAMKDSGLGTPATRAATIERLKQVGYMDMQGKKIVITPKGRMAIELIRGAGVELLTSPEMTGQWERRLTEISRGQASADIFMGNVKKFTTLIIDKVNLQRPAAKNAFAKPEPPVKEAKGKRKPPGDGKDTGVGGATAPKKTRATSAKGASTKASSGTASSSSTTTADALPSATQPSIVGVCPRPGCGGQIFMGRKGYGCSNYKTGCGFVIWKESLDRTLTDTMVKALIEKGKTSKLKFGGKADEEAYEARIILKNEATGELVLERS